The following coding sequences are from one Musa acuminata AAA Group cultivar baxijiao chromosome BXJ2-4, Cavendish_Baxijiao_AAA, whole genome shotgun sequence window:
- the LOC103976178 gene encoding uncharacterized protein LOC103976178, with protein sequence MATDPSTPRMLHVDAIQTAPPGKVTAPGQARRISTAAPLGPEVLQSRFQAVWYYTKAGEESPLAIAAWIKESLCAALPGHPVLSGRLRRDDGWEVKFNDSGVRLVQATAETTMSEFLASKDRNGMEAHLAYWDDVDVQSPNFSALFYIQVTQFQGDGYAIGISCSLLLADPLFLTRFLNSWAQTHAQMRLSKSPMFHLSYFQRPDRSRHLKSAELESSPVHSPSSTTTMLFEADREAITRPYGQLAVACLREATRRLNVEAAPEFCLLISDHGGELTVEPCANPSEGSSAEALDVVWWDQLGVEEWTLVQGNKPVHVSCRIASSGDGRLVVVMIPPDVEGDPKVVVSVTLPDN encoded by the exons ATGGCCACCGATCCTTCTACGCCGAGGATGCTCCACGTCGACGCCATCCAGACGGCACCGCCGGGGAAGGTGACGGCACCGGGGCAGGCCCGGCGGATCTCCACGGCGGCGCCGCTGGGCCCGGAGGTGCTGCAGAGCCGGTTCCAGGCGGTGTGGTACTACACCAAGGCCGGGGAGGAGTCGCCGCTGGCGATCGCGGCGTGGATCAAGGAGTCGCTCTGCGCGGCGCTGCCCGGCCACCCGGTGCTCTCCGGCCGGCTCCGCCGGGACGACGGCTGGGAGGTGAAGTTCAACGACTCCGGAGTCAGGCTGGTGCAGGCCACCGCCGAGACGACCATGTCCGAGTTCTTGGCCTCCAAGGACAGGAATGGCATGGAGGCGCACTTGGCGTACTGGGACGACGTGGACGTGCAGTCTCCCAACTTCTCTGCACTGTTCTACATCCAG GTGACTCAGTTCCAGGGAGATGGATACGCCATTGGGATAAGCTGCAGTCTGCTGCTGGCCGACCCCTTGTTCTTGACGCGCTTCCTGAACTCATGGGCCCAAACCCACGCGCAGATGCGGCTCAGCAAGTCGCCCATGTTCCACCTCAGCTACTTCCAAAGACCGGATCGCTCGCGCCATCTGAAATCGGCCGAACTGGAGTCGAGTCCGGTCCACTctccctcctccaccaccaccatgcTATTCGAGGCCGATCGGGAAGCCATCACCCGACCCTACGGCCAACTCGCGGTGGCTTGCCTCCGGGAGGCGACGAGGAGGCTCAACGTGGAGGCGGCGCCGGAGTTCTGCCTCCTGATCAGCGATCACGGGGGCGAGTTGACGGTCGAGCCATGTGCGAACCCGAGCGAGGGTTCGTCGGCCGAGGCCTTGGATGTGGTTTGGTGGGACCAACTCGGCGTCGAGGAATGGACTCTCGTGCAGGGGAATAAACCAGTACACGTGTCGTGCCGGATCGCGTCGTCTGGAGACGGGCGACTTGTGGTGGTGATGATACCGCCTGATGTGGAGGGTGATCCAAAAGTGGTGGTCAGTGTCACGCTGCCCGACAATTGA